The following are from one region of the Planctomonas sp. JC2975 genome:
- the orn gene encoding oligoribonuclease, with amino-acid sequence MPAANDALVWIDCEMTGLDLEVDELVEIAVVVTDFELVPLDPGIDIIIKPDQSALDNMGDFVRQMHTTSGLIEEIPNGKSLAEAEYEVMEYILQFVPNEQKAPLAGNTIGTDRMFLAKYMPRLDGHLHYRNVDVSSIKELARRWFPRVYFNAPEKNGGHRALADIRESIRELDYYRRAVFTSAPGPTSDDCQKIAAEVVELWDPRMSIEASSM; translated from the coding sequence ATGCCAGCTGCGAACGACGCCCTCGTGTGGATCGACTGCGAGATGACCGGACTCGACCTGGAGGTCGACGAACTGGTCGAGATCGCCGTGGTGGTCACCGACTTCGAACTCGTGCCACTCGATCCGGGCATCGACATCATCATCAAGCCCGACCAGAGCGCCCTGGACAACATGGGCGACTTCGTGCGCCAGATGCACACTACGAGCGGACTGATCGAGGAGATCCCGAACGGCAAGAGCCTCGCCGAGGCGGAGTACGAGGTGATGGAGTACATCCTCCAGTTCGTACCGAACGAGCAGAAAGCCCCGCTGGCAGGCAACACCATCGGCACGGACCGCATGTTCCTCGCCAAGTACATGCCCCGGCTGGACGGCCACCTCCACTACCGCAACGTCGACGTGTCGTCGATCAAGGAACTGGCCCGCCGCTGGTTCCCGCGCGTGTACTTCAACGCGCCGGAGAAGAACGGCGGACACCGCGCACTGGCGGACATCCGCGAATCCATCCGCGAGCTCGACTACTACCGTCGCGCGGTCTTCACGTCGGCGCCCGGACCGACTTCGGACGACTGCCAGAAGATCGCCGCCGAGGTCGTCGAGCTGTGGGATCCGCGCATGTCGATTGAAGCCTCCAGCATGTAA
- a CDS encoding thioredoxin family protein translates to MELQLFTSAFCEPCLQTRGVLAEAERLVPDATVTEFDVVRFEERARAAGIHATPTVVVLDSKGDEVFRAVGVPTLAQVLVAAAKAI, encoded by the coding sequence GTGGAGTTGCAGCTGTTCACGTCCGCATTCTGCGAACCGTGCTTGCAGACGCGAGGCGTGCTCGCCGAGGCGGAACGGCTCGTTCCGGATGCCACGGTCACGGAGTTCGATGTCGTGCGTTTCGAGGAGCGTGCACGGGCCGCGGGGATCCACGCGACGCCGACGGTCGTCGTGCTGGATTCCAAGGGCGATGAGGTGTTCCGCGCGGTCGGCGTGCCCACGCTCGCACAGGTGCTCGTCGCTGCGGCGAAGGCGATCTGA